The following is a genomic window from Streptomyces lincolnensis.
GGGATAGAGGTTGACGTCGTCCGGATCGACGGTGATCCCGACCCGCTCACCACCGACGGGGCCGCGGCCGGCCGGTACCTCCAGGCGCAGCAGCGGGGCGTCACCGCCGTCGACCCGCACGCCGGCACGGACGATGGTGCCCACGTACGTGGCGGTCTCCACCGTGCCCTGGCAGAAGCCGTCCGACGGGGCACCGGCGTGCAGCCGGCCCGGCTGCACGGCGACCTTGACCACGGCGCCGGTGGCGAGGTCGTGGCGGCGGGCGGTCAGCAGGCTCCCCGTCGTGTCGAGGCGAACCAGGGTGTGGGCGTCGGTGTGCCGCTCGACGCGGCCGTGCAGGAAGTTGGCCGCGCCGAGGAAGTCCGCCACGAAGGGCGTCTTCGGCCGTTCGAACAGTTCCCGGGGCGTGTCGAACTGCTCGATCAGGCCGTTGCGCATCACCGCGATGCGGTCCGAGAGGACCAGTGCTTCTTCCTGATCATGCGTCACGTAGATGACGGTCAGGCCGAGTTCCTGCTGGATGGCCTTGATCTCGACCTGGAGCTGATCGCGGAGCTTCTTGTCCAGCGCGCCCAGCGGCTCGTCCATGAGGATGACCGGCGGGCGGTAGACCAGCGCCCGGCACAGGGCGACGCGCTGCTGCTGGCCACCGGACAGTTCGCGCGGACGGCGGCCGCCGAAGCCGGACAGGCCGGCGATCTCCAGGGTTTCCCCCACTCGCCTGCGAATCTCGTGCTTCGGCACTCCGCGCAGCGTGAGGGGGAAGGCGACGTTCTCGCCGACCGTCATGTGCGGGAAGAGCAGGTACTGCTGGAAGACGAAACCGAGACCCCGCTTCTGCGGGGCGAGCCGCGTCACGTCGCGGCCCCCGACCGTGATGGTGCCGGAGTCCGGCTCGCAGAACCCGGCGATCATCATCAGGGTCGTGGTCTTGCCCGACCCCGAGGCGCCGAGGAAGGTGACGAACTCCCCGGCCGCGATCTCCATGGACGCCTCGTCGACAGCGACGACATCGCCGTACGTCTTGCGCAGGCCCACCACCGACAGGGCTTTGCCGGTCGTGGTGCCCGGCTTGCCACCGGCCGCCTTCACGGGCGGTGTGACCACATCGAATTCAGCCACGGGCCCACTCCAACCAGCGCTTGGTGATGGCGGATTCGTTCTTGATCCACCAGTTGATGTCCGCGTCGAAGCCCTTGTCGTAGTACTCCGGCGCACCGGCGAGCTTGGAGCGTTCCTCGTCGGTGAGCTTCGTGTAGGCCACCGGGGAAGCCGGGTTCGACGGGAAGGTCTTGGCCAGGGCGGCCTGGACCTCGGGGCGCAGCGAGTAGTCGAGGAGTTGGTAGGCGGCGTCCACGTGGGCCGCGTCCTTGGCGATGGCGAAGCCCTGGAACTGGCGGCGTGCGCCGTTGAGTTGCCGCTCGACCGGGACTCCCTGCTTCTGGAGATCGGCGAGTCGACCGTCCCAGACGGTGGACATCGTCACCTCCTGGCGGCTGAGAAGCACACCGGGGAGCGGGCCGCTGTCCCAGAACTTCTTGACGTCGGAACGGAGCCGGGTCAGCACGTCGAACGCGCGGTCCACGTCGAGCGGGTAGAGCTTGTCCATCGGGACACCGTCGGCCAGCAGCGCGAACTCCAGCTCGGGCAGGTCGGCGTCCGGGTTGCACATCGAGCGGCTGCCCTGGAACGCCTTGGTGTCCCAGAAGTCCGCCCACGACTCGGGCCCCCGGCCGCCGAAGGCGTCGGTGCGGTACGCCATACAGTTGGCGTAGAAGCTGCCGGCGACGGCATGGTCAGTGATCTGGCCCTCGGGGATCTTCGCGCTCTTGATGCTCTTGATCCGGTCGGTGTCCAGGGTCTCCAGGGCGTTCTGGGCCACGAACTTGGCGTGGTCCATCATCGAGTTGTTGATGAGGTCGAACTGGGGGCGGCCCTGCTTGATCTGGGCCAGCATCTGGGTGCCCTGGAGGTTGACCGCCTGGACGGTGATGCCGGTCTCCTGGGTGAACGGCGTGTAGACCGCCTTCTGCAGGGCCTCACCGTAGGCGCCGCCGCTGTCGCGGACGACGAGCGTCTTGGCGCTCTTGCCGCCGCTGCCGACGGAGCGGCTGCTGCCGGTGCCGCAGGCGGTGAGCGAGGTCGCGGCGATGCCTGCGGCGACGCCGCCGACTCCGCGAAGGAACACTCTGCGGTCTATCCGAACATCTTTCACCGGGGACTCCTGGAGGTGCTGTACGAGGGGAGAAAGGAGGGGATGTGCGCGGGGGGGTGCGGTCTCTCGTTCTTGCCGTGTGGGGGGTGCTTGAGGGGTGGGGTCTCAGTGGCCGGGATCCAGGGGCGCGGGTGCGGCGATGGCGGCCAGTTCGGCGCCGGGGGCGACGGTCAGGCCGCGCATGCCGTAGAAGATGCGTCCGGCGGCCGGGGCGTGGACCTTGTGCTCGGTGCCGTCGGCCGGGTCGATGACGCGGCCGAGGAGCTGGCCCTGCGTCACGTCGTCGCCTGCGCCGAACTCCGGGTACCACAGGCCGGTCGCCTCGGAGACGACGCCGGCGGCCCAGACCCAGGCGCGGACGGCCGTGTCGTCCTGGGGCTTGGTCTCCAGGACGCCGAGCCGGCCCAGTACCCCGTACAGACCGTCGACGAGACGACGGGCGGCGTCCGCGTCGCGTTCGCCGAGCTGGCCGGTCTCCACGAGGATCGCCGGGACGCCCTGACGGGCGGCTGCCGCGTGGCTGTTGCCGCCGTCGGCGTTCGTTCCGAAGATGACGTCCTCGATGCCGAGGGCGCCGGCCATGTCCGCGGTCTTCGCGTCCAGGTCGGGATCGCCGGTGAGGCGGTAGCCCACGAAGTTCTTCAGGACCTCGTCGATGCCGCCGGAGTGCAGGTCGACGTAGGCGTCGGCGCCGTCCACCAGGTGGGAGAACAGCCACGCCGCGAGACGCTCGGTGGGGCCGCCCTCGGGGTCGCCCGGGAAGACCCGGTTGATGTTCACGCCGTCGAGGGGGGAGATGCCGAGGCGTCCCTGGTAGACGGCCGGGGGGTTGGCGACGGGGCAGATGACGACCTGGCCGTGCACCTCGTCGGGCTCCAGCAGGGCGGCGAGCCGGGTGGCCGCGTCGATGCCGCTGAACTCGCCGCCGTGTACCCCGGCCGTGATGAGGACACGGGGGCCGGGGTGGGTGCCGTTGACGAGCGTGAGCGGGATGTCGGCGGTGAGCGTGCCGAGGTCGGCGGGCAGGGTGCCGCGGGTCTTGCCGCCGGGCTCGGCGCTGAGCGTGCCGACGAGGAGGGGGCCGTGGGTGGTCATCGTCGTTACGCTTCCGTCCGGTCGAGGGTCGAGATGAAGTCGATGGGCCGCCGCGAGGCGCCGTCGAGCGCGAGGTCCGCTGCGATGTCGCCGAAGGCGGGCGAGAGCTTGAAACCGTGGCCGGAGAACCCGGCGAGCAGGACGACGTCCTCGGCGCCGGGCAGCGGTCCGACCAGCGGACGACTGCTCTCGGTGTAGCCCTCCATGTAGACGGAGAGCCGGGTCGGGTCGGGGTTCAGGTCCGGCATGTACCGGCCGATGAGCTCCGTGAAGATCTCCAGCTCCTCCGGCTGCACGGTCCGGTCCAGCTGGTTCGGGTCGCCGGCCGGGCGGTGCAGCGCACGGGACAGGCCGAGCTTGACGGAGACGCCGTCCGGGGAGGGCAGGCCGTAGCAGTGGGTGGGCGCCGTACGGATGAACGCCGGGCGCTCCTGGCCGAACCATGCGTCTGTGGTGGGTGTGTACCAGGCGCTGATCAGTCGCCGGACGTCCACCTCCCACGGCAGGTCCGGGAGCAGGTCGTTCACCCACGGCCCCGGGCTGACCACGGCCGCGTCGAAGTGCTCGCTGCCGGCGTCGGTGCGCACGTCCACTCCGCTGCCGCTGGGCACGATCTCGCGGACCGTGGTGTAGCGGTGGATGCGGGCGCCCAGTTCCTCCGCACGGCGGGCGGCGGTCTGAATCGTCAGCTCGGGCCGGATGAACCCCGCGCGGCGGTCGAGTACGGCCGCGTCGCCGTCCTCGATGCGGAACTGCGGGAAGCGCTTGGCGAGCGCCTCTGCGTCGAGGACCTCGTGGTCCAGGCCGTGCTCGGCGATGGACTGAAGGACCGTGGCCATCTGCTGGTGCCCGGTCGGCCCCATCAGCAGACAGCCGGTCAGCCGGCGCAGTTCACGGCCGGTGTCCTGCTGGAGCTGCTCCCACAGGACGTCGGCGTGCTTGAGGAGCGGGACGTAGCGGGAGTCCTCGAAGTGCGCGCTGCGGAAGATCCGGGTCTCACCGCCGGCGGCACTGCGGTCGTGGCCCGGGGCGAAGCGGTCGTACCCGACGACCTCGGCGCCACGGGCAGCCAGGCGCCAGGCGGCCTGACTGCCCATCGTTCCGACGCCTACGACGGCGACGCGCTTCTTGGCAGACACAAGGGGTTCCTTTCGCCTCCCGGGGCGTGGATGCTGAACGCCCGGTTGCGGACTCTTTGATTCCGGAGGGATGCGGCATCAGGACGATGACCACGCCCGCCGGGAAGAAGGGGCTTCGCAATGCGCCCTCTCTAGCGCGTGCCACATTGTGGAACGGTGTGCTAGAATCTGGCATGAGAATGGCAGCCTCGTAGTGAGGAGTCAAGAGGGTGTCGGCCAGATGCTTTGAGGATTAACAGGGGGAAACCGGATGGAAATGAAGAGTGTGACCAGGTCGCTCCGCATCCTGGAAGCGGTCGCCCAGCATCAGCCCGTGACCGTGGGGGAACTGACCAAGCTGTTCGAACTGCCCAAGTCGACCGTGCAGCGCAGCCTGGTCACGCTGGCCGAGGCCGGCTGGCTGCGCGCCAACCGCAAGGACACCACCCGCTGGGAGATCGGCGCCCGGGTCCTGGCCGTACGCCCGGCCGCCCTCCAGGGATCCAGCCTCTACGCCGCCGCACGCGAACCCATGGTCCGCCTCCGCGACACGGTCAACGAGACCATCCACCTCTCCGTACCGGACGCGTTGCAGTGCGTGGTGGTGGTCGACCGCGTGGACTGCGACCAGGCGGTACGGACGTTCATCAACATCGGCGACACCTCGCCGCTGCACGCCACCGCCACCGGGCGAGCGATCCTCGCGCATCTGCCGAGGGCGGACGTCGAGGAACTCATCGGCCGTGGACTGGAGCGCTTCAGCGACTCCACGCCGACCGATTCCGCCGGACTGCGCGCGGAGCTGGACCATGTGCGGGCGGACGGTTACTCGGTGAATCTCAACCAGTACCGGCCGGACGTGTGCGGTGTGGCCGCAGCCATCCTGGACACGGACGGCACACCGCTCGCGGCGGTGGCGGTGTCGATGCCCGCTTCCCGGTACGAGCCGGACCGGCTGCCCACGTGGGGGCGCCTCGTCGCCGACACGGCGTCGGAGATTTCCGCCCGCCGCCGGGGCGCCTGAGAGGGGCCCGGGCCACCTGACCCCGGAGGCAGCGCAGACAGCCGCCGCCCCGCGCCCGGCCGGCGAAGGCCTGGGCGCGGGGCGGCCCTGCGCGATGCGCGAGACGGCGCGGCCAGGGCATGACCGCCGTCATCACAACGGCATCGCGAGCCAGGGGTACACGGCACCACGGAACTCGGCGAGCTAGGCCGACTTCTCACCCCGGCCCAGGCATCGCCCCATTCGCCAGCGTGCCACATAGTGGAATGCTATGCTGACATCTGGCATGAGAGTGGCAGCCGAGTCGGGAGGGCGTCAAGAGGGTGCCGTCCGAAGACTTCGAGAACCAACGGGGGAAATCCGGGTGGAAATGAAGAGCGTGACCAGGTCATTGCGCATGCTGGAGGCGGTCGCGCAGCATCAGCCGGTGACCGTGGGGGAACTGACCAAGCTGTTCGGGCTGCCCAAGTCGACCGTGCAGCGCACCCTGGTCTCCCTCGCCGAGGCCGGCTGGCTGCGCGCCAACCGCAAGGACACCACCCGCTGGGAGATCGGCGCCCGTGTCCTGGCCGTACGCCCCGCGGCCCTCCAGGGATCCAGCCTCTACGCCGCCGCACGCGAACCCATGGTCCGCCTCCGCGACACGGTCAACGAGACCATCCACCTCTGCGTAGCGGACGCGCCCGAGTGCACGGTCGTCGTCGACCGCGTCGACTGCGACCATGCCGTGCGGACCTTCCACGCCATCGGCGACACCTCACCGCTGCACGCCACCGCCACCGGACACGCCGTACTGGCGCACCTGCCGGAGGCGGACATCGACGCGATCGTCGCCCGCGGACTGGAGAGCTACAGCGACTCCACCCCCACCGACCCCGTGGAACTCCGCGCCGAACTGAGGCGCGTCCGCAAGGACGGCTACGCCGTCAACCGCAACCAGTACGTGCCCGGCGTGTGCGCGATCGCCGCGCCCGTCCTGGACGGCGACGGCAGCCCGCTGGCCGCCGTGGCCGTCTCCCTTCCCGACTCCCGGTTCTCCCCGGACCGGCTGCCCGAGCTGGGCCGGCTCGTCGCCGACACCGCGGCGGAGATCACCGCTCGCCGCCTGGGCTGACAGCGGCTCCCCACCCGGCGGCGGAGATGGCCCCCGCTCTGCGGGACTACCGCCGTCAGCTCACGGGCACCGCGAGGTACTGGTACTCCAGGAACTCCTCGATCCCGACCCGGCCGCCCTCGCGGCCCAGCCCCGACTGCTTCACGCCGCCGAAGGGCGCGGCCGGGTTGGAGACGAGGCCGGTGTTCAGGCCCACCATGCCGACCTCCAGCCGCTCGCTCACCCGCAGGGCACGGTCGAGACCCTCGGTGAAGACGTAACCGACCAGGCCCCAGGGGGTGTCGTTGGCCCGGCGGATCACCTCGTCCTCGTCGTCGAAGGCGAGGATCGCCGCCACCGGGCCGAAGATCTCCGTGCCCATCAGACGGCTGCCGGGGTCGACGTCGGCGAGCACGGTCGGCGGGTAGAAGCAGCCCGGGCCCTCGGGCGCACGGCCGCCGACGAGCACCTGCGCGCCGCGCTCCACCGCGTCGGCGACCAGGGCCTCGACCTTGGCACGCCCCGTCCTGTCGATCAGCGGGCCGACATCGACACCGTCCCGGGTGCCGGGGCCCACGACGAGCGCGCCCATGCGCTCGGACAGACGCCGGCCGAACTCCGCCGCCACCGACCGGTGCACGAAGAAGCGGTTGGCGGCGGTGCACGCCTCGCCCATGTTGCGCATCTTGGCGAGCATGGCGCCGTCCACGGCCTTGTCCAGGTCGGCGTCCTCGAAGACGATGAACGGCGCGTTGCCGCCCAGCTCCATCGACGTGCGGACCACCGCCTGCGCGCTCTGGGCCAGCAGCAGCTGCCCGACGGCCGTGGAACCGGTGAAGGAGAGCTTGCGAATCCGCCCGCCGCGCAGGAGCGGTTCGCACACCTCCCCCGCACGGGAGGTGGTGACGACGTTCAGCACGCCGTCCGGCAGCCCGGCCTCCTTGAGGATCTCGGCGAGGGCCAGGCTGGACAGCGGGGTCT
Proteins encoded in this region:
- a CDS encoding ABC transporter ATP-binding protein yields the protein MAEFDVVTPPVKAAGGKPGTTTGKALSVVGLRKTYGDVVAVDEASMEIAAGEFVTFLGASGSGKTTTLMMIAGFCEPDSGTITVGGRDVTRLAPQKRGLGFVFQQYLLFPHMTVGENVAFPLTLRGVPKHEIRRRVGETLEIAGLSGFGGRRPRELSGGQQQRVALCRALVYRPPVILMDEPLGALDKKLRDQLQVEIKAIQQELGLTVIYVTHDQEEALVLSDRIAVMRNGLIEQFDTPRELFERPKTPFVADFLGAANFLHGRVERHTDAHTLVRLDTTGSLLTARRHDLATGAVVKVAVQPGRLHAGAPSDGFCQGTVETATYVGTIVRAGVRVDGGDAPLLRLEVPAGRGPVGGERVGITVDPDDVNLYPAEQDG
- a CDS encoding ABC transporter substrate-binding protein; the protein is MKDVRIDRRVFLRGVGGVAAGIAATSLTACGTGSSRSVGSGGKSAKTLVVRDSGGAYGEALQKAVYTPFTQETGITVQAVNLQGTQMLAQIKQGRPQFDLINNSMMDHAKFVAQNALETLDTDRIKSIKSAKIPEGQITDHAVAGSFYANCMAYRTDAFGGRGPESWADFWDTKAFQGSRSMCNPDADLPELEFALLADGVPMDKLYPLDVDRAFDVLTRLRSDVKKFWDSGPLPGVLLSRQEVTMSTVWDGRLADLQKQGVPVERQLNGARRQFQGFAIAKDAAHVDAAYQLLDYSLRPEVQAALAKTFPSNPASPVAYTKLTDEERSKLAGAPEYYDKGFDADINWWIKNESAITKRWLEWARG
- a CDS encoding succinylglutamate desuccinylase/aspartoacylase family protein produces the protein MTTHGPLLVGTLSAEPGGKTRGTLPADLGTLTADIPLTLVNGTHPGPRVLITAGVHGGEFSGIDAATRLAALLEPDEVHGQVVICPVANPPAVYQGRLGISPLDGVNINRVFPGDPEGGPTERLAAWLFSHLVDGADAYVDLHSGGIDEVLKNFVGYRLTGDPDLDAKTADMAGALGIEDVIFGTNADGGNSHAAAARQGVPAILVETGQLGERDADAARRLVDGLYGVLGRLGVLETKPQDDTAVRAWVWAAGVVSEATGLWYPEFGAGDDVTQGQLLGRVIDPADGTEHKVHAPAAGRIFYGMRGLTVAPGAELAAIAAPAPLDPGH
- the solA gene encoding N-methyl-L-tryptophan oxidase, which codes for MSAKKRVAVVGVGTMGSQAAWRLAARGAEVVGYDRFAPGHDRSAAGGETRIFRSAHFEDSRYVPLLKHADVLWEQLQQDTGRELRRLTGCLLMGPTGHQQMATVLQSIAEHGLDHEVLDAEALAKRFPQFRIEDGDAAVLDRRAGFIRPELTIQTAARRAEELGARIHRYTTVREIVPSGSGVDVRTDAGSEHFDAAVVSPGPWVNDLLPDLPWEVDVRRLISAWYTPTTDAWFGQERPAFIRTAPTHCYGLPSPDGVSVKLGLSRALHRPAGDPNQLDRTVQPEELEIFTELIGRYMPDLNPDPTRLSVYMEGYTESSRPLVGPLPGAEDVVLLAGFSGHGFKLSPAFGDIAADLALDGASRRPIDFISTLDRTEA
- a CDS encoding IclR family transcriptional regulator, which encodes MKSVTRSLRILEAVAQHQPVTVGELTKLFELPKSTVQRSLVTLAEAGWLRANRKDTTRWEIGARVLAVRPAALQGSSLYAAAREPMVRLRDTVNETIHLSVPDALQCVVVVDRVDCDQAVRTFINIGDTSPLHATATGRAILAHLPRADVEELIGRGLERFSDSTPTDSAGLRAELDHVRADGYSVNLNQYRPDVCGVAAAILDTDGTPLAAVAVSMPASRYEPDRLPTWGRLVADTASEISARRRGA
- a CDS encoding IclR family transcriptional regulator, with translation MKSVTRSLRMLEAVAQHQPVTVGELTKLFGLPKSTVQRTLVSLAEAGWLRANRKDTTRWEIGARVLAVRPAALQGSSLYAAAREPMVRLRDTVNETIHLCVADAPECTVVVDRVDCDHAVRTFHAIGDTSPLHATATGHAVLAHLPEADIDAIVARGLESYSDSTPTDPVELRAELRRVRKDGYAVNRNQYVPGVCAIAAPVLDGDGSPLAAVAVSLPDSRFSPDRLPELGRLVADTAAEITARRLG
- a CDS encoding NAD-dependent succinate-semialdehyde dehydrogenase, whose amino-acid sequence is MTDTPTQLFIGGAWADAADGATMPVDDPATGEIIAHVADAGAKDARLAEDAAVQAQEGWARTAPRARSEILRRAYEIILDRTDELAHLMTAEMGKPLAEARGEVAYAAEFFRWFSEEAVRIDGGAGILPDGRNRMLLSRRPVGPCLLITPWNFPLAMGTRKIGPAIAAGCTMILKPAPQTPLSSLALAEILKEAGLPDGVLNVVTTSRAGEVCEPLLRGGRIRKLSFTGSTAVGQLLLAQSAQAVVRTSMELGGNAPFIVFEDADLDKAVDGAMLAKMRNMGEACTAANRFFVHRSVAAEFGRRLSERMGALVVGPGTRDGVDVGPLIDRTGRAKVEALVADAVERGAQVLVGGRAPEGPGCFYPPTVLADVDPGSRLMGTEIFGPVAAILAFDDEDEVIRRANDTPWGLVGYVFTEGLDRALRVSERLEVGMVGLNTGLVSNPAAPFGGVKQSGLGREGGRVGIEEFLEYQYLAVPVS